In the genome of Chryseobacterium arthrosphaerae, one region contains:
- a CDS encoding MarR family winged helix-turn-helix transcriptional regulator yields MNYTLIKDCVDLLEEFEAEINASPDLYPGTIQGFKAWISDKESAEESHPEEPYWEGKENGRTPESAISTLLVHLNRYAKTYSKSAISDSEFSTQEDFIYLINLKAFGEMTKMALIKKNIHDKPVGMLIIARLLRLGLIEQTDSDLDKRSKLIRITERGLMILEKQMEKIRQATNIVAGNLTHNEKMELIRILNKLDRFHYPIFSRNIHSDQLISTIYDEYTF; encoded by the coding sequence ATGAATTATACGCTGATCAAAGATTGTGTAGATCTTCTGGAAGAATTTGAAGCTGAAATCAATGCTTCTCCTGATCTGTACCCGGGAACCATTCAGGGTTTTAAAGCATGGATTTCTGATAAAGAGTCTGCTGAAGAGAGCCATCCTGAAGAACCGTACTGGGAAGGTAAGGAAAATGGAAGGACTCCGGAAAGTGCCATAAGTACATTACTCGTTCATCTCAACAGATATGCAAAAACTTACTCCAAATCTGCCATCTCGGATTCTGAATTTTCTACCCAGGAAGATTTTATTTATTTAATCAATCTGAAAGCTTTCGGGGAAATGACCAAGATGGCGCTTATCAAAAAGAATATTCATGATAAGCCCGTAGGTATGCTTATTATTGCAAGACTTCTGCGTCTGGGACTTATTGAACAGACAGACTCTGACCTGGATAAACGCAGCAAATTGATCCGCATTACTGAAAGAGGACTGATGATCCTGGAAAAACAAATGGAAAAAATCCGGCAGGCCACGAATATCGTTGCCGGAAATCTTACTCATAACGAAAAGATGGAGCTTATCCGGATCCTTAATAAACTGGATCGTTTCCATTATCCTATTTTTTCACGGAACATCCATTCTGATCAGCTGATCAGTACCATATATGATGAGTATACATTTTAA
- the hemH gene encoding ferrochelatase codes for MAKKGILLINLGSPRSTAVEDVKEYLDEFLMDEKVIDYRWIFRALLVQGIILKTRPAKSAEAYKTVWTDEGSPLIVITKKIQKKLQNKVDIPVEIGMRYAEPSIETGIRNLVEKGVTEIVLFPLYPQYAMSTTETVIEKAEEVRKKKFPGVRINYVQPFYNRDLYTDCLAESIREKLPENFDALLFSYHGVPERHIYKTDPTKTCNMNDCCSKDSHPSHAFCYRHQCFNTTDRVIRKLGLPKSKVIVSFQSRLGKDKWIEPYTDHTLETIPEKGIKNLAVVCPAFVSDCLETLEEISVEGKEQFMEAGGENFTYIPCLNDEDRWIEVIKTLCEEQLKQFYLI; via the coding sequence TTGGCTAAAAAAGGAATCTTATTGATCAATCTTGGCTCTCCGAGATCTACTGCAGTAGAAGATGTAAAAGAATATCTGGATGAATTCCTGATGGATGAAAAAGTAATTGATTACCGCTGGATCTTCCGGGCACTTCTTGTTCAGGGAATTATTCTTAAAACAAGACCTGCAAAATCAGCAGAAGCTTATAAAACGGTATGGACAGACGAAGGTTCTCCGCTTATTGTCATAACCAAAAAGATACAGAAAAAACTGCAGAACAAAGTAGATATCCCTGTTGAGATCGGGATGAGGTATGCTGAGCCAAGTATTGAAACCGGGATCAGGAACCTGGTAGAAAAAGGAGTTACAGAAATTGTACTGTTTCCTCTTTACCCGCAATATGCAATGAGCACCACTGAAACCGTAATTGAAAAAGCGGAAGAAGTCAGAAAGAAAAAATTCCCGGGTGTTAGGATCAACTACGTACAGCCTTTTTACAACCGGGACCTTTATACAGATTGCCTGGCAGAAAGTATCCGGGAGAAGCTTCCTGAAAATTTTGATGCCTTATTATTTTCTTACCATGGTGTTCCGGAACGGCATATTTACAAAACAGACCCTACAAAGACATGTAATATGAATGATTGCTGTTCTAAAGATTCTCATCCAAGCCATGCCTTTTGCTACCGTCACCAGTGTTTTAATACCACCGATCGGGTGATCAGAAAACTCGGACTGCCCAAAAGTAAGGTCATCGTTTCTTTTCAGTCCAGATTGGGAAAAGATAAATGGATAGAACCATATACAGATCATACATTGGAAACCATTCCCGAAAAAGGAATTAAAAATCTTGCGGTAGTTTGTCCGGCATTTGTTTCGGATTGTCTTGAAACCCTGGAAGAAATTTCCGTTGAAGGGAAAGAACAGTTTATGGAAGCAGGAGGTGAAAACTTCACGTATATCCCTTGCCTGAATGATGAAGACCGTTGGATTGAAGTCATAAAGACCTTGTGTGAAGAACAACTTAAACAGTTCTATTTGATATAG
- a CDS encoding alpha-ketoglutarate-dependent dioxygenase AlkB family protein: MGQLSLFDSEDLYEFPKDLLEYKEHFLTRKEADQLKDILLETAPWKQRTQKMYDKTVLTPRLTAWYGDPGKTYPLREDELDVTSWTPELLALKQKIEKEFGYQFNSVLLNLYRNQNDSVAWHSDRESRYGKRPVIASVSLGETRNFDFRKKDHHQSKYSLPLPHGSLLIMKGDLQEHWEHRIAKSVTPMKERINLTFRWVH, translated from the coding sequence ATGGGACAGCTAAGTTTATTTGATTCAGAAGATTTATATGAATTTCCGAAAGACCTTTTGGAGTATAAAGAACATTTCCTGACCCGGAAAGAGGCTGATCAGCTTAAGGACATTCTTCTTGAAACGGCTCCATGGAAGCAGCGTACTCAGAAAATGTATGATAAAACGGTCCTTACACCCCGTTTAACAGCATGGTATGGTGATCCGGGAAAAACTTATCCTTTAAGGGAGGACGAATTGGATGTTACCTCCTGGACACCGGAGCTCCTTGCATTAAAACAAAAAATAGAAAAGGAATTCGGATATCAGTTCAATTCTGTCTTACTTAATCTGTACCGGAACCAAAATGATTCCGTTGCCTGGCACAGCGACAGGGAGAGCAGATACGGAAAACGCCCGGTCATTGCATCTGTAAGTCTGGGAGAAACCCGGAATTTTGATTTCCGGAAAAAAGATCATCATCAGAGTAAATACAGCCTGCCATTGCCTCATGGTTCGTTACTCATCATGAAAGGTGATCTTCAGGAGCACTGGGAACACCGCATTGCAAAATCTGTAACCCCGATGAAAGAGCGCATTAATCTTACGTTCAGATGGGTTCATTAA
- a CDS encoding chemotaxis protein CheB encodes MKLPTNMELIVIGGSAGSLQVIIEMIKNLDSKIHIPILLVIHRKAQSGDVLKTLLQQFTKIPVVEVEDKTDIEKNAIYIVPADYHLLFENNAMMSLDSSEKMNYSRPSIDVTFRSAAEVYGENVTGILLSGANADGVEGLSYIKKYNGKIWIQDPETAEVDYMPRHAIEEIDYDLIITPHNLAHYIKQL; translated from the coding sequence ATGAAGTTACCAACCAATATGGAATTAATTGTTATCGGAGGATCTGCAGGAAGCCTGCAGGTCATCATTGAAATGATTAAAAATCTGGACAGTAAAATCCATATTCCCATTTTACTTGTGATCCATCGTAAAGCGCAATCCGGAGATGTCCTGAAAACTTTACTGCAGCAGTTTACAAAAATACCCGTTGTAGAGGTGGAGGACAAAACGGATATCGAAAAGAACGCAATATATATCGTTCCGGCTGATTATCATTTATTGTTTGAGAATAATGCCATGATGTCTTTAGACAGTTCTGAGAAAATGAATTATTCCCGTCCTTCCATAGATGTTACATTCAGATCTGCAGCAGAGGTGTATGGTGAAAACGTAACCGGTATTCTTTTATCGGGAGCTAATGCTGACGGAGTGGAGGGACTGAGCTATATAAAAAAATATAACGGGAAAATCTGGATTCAGGATCCGGAAACAGCGGAAGTGGATTATATGCCCAGACATGCCATAGAAGAAATTGATTATGATTTAATTATCACCCCTCACAACTTAGCCCATTATATAAAACAATTATAA
- a CDS encoding response regulator has protein sequence MSKKRILIFDDDTAILEVITIIFEENGYEVRISETSHDILEKVADYQPDIILMDNWIPKIGGVEATKLLKSTEAFRHIPVIYVTANNDIVALASEAQADDYVSKPFNLDDLEMMVDKYIKAQA, from the coding sequence ATGAGTAAAAAGAGAATTTTAATTTTTGATGATGATACGGCCATTTTAGAAGTCATTACCATCATATTTGAAGAAAACGGATATGAGGTCAGAATCTCAGAAACGTCACATGATATCCTTGAGAAAGTGGCAGACTATCAGCCGGATATTATTTTAATGGATAACTGGATTCCGAAAATCGGTGGTGTGGAAGCAACGAAACTTCTTAAAAGTACGGAAGCATTCAGACATATTCCGGTTATTTACGTTACTGCTAATAATGATATTGTAGCTTTGGCATCAGAGGCTCAGGCGGATGACTATGTTTCAAAGCCTTTTAATCTGGATGATCTGGAAATGATGGTTGATAAATATATAAAAGCACAGGCATAA
- a CDS encoding heparin lyase I family protein encodes MTGKNRLNLLFIVNKKDVVILFMVLLSGKLLAQSPGEVLLNVNYENNTLNSGITGVNLTNATASDAVYMVQPGATGSHAVAHKVVYGDQGYYSNDNWRSESDADRFKAARFLPGDERRYEFSVLLKDWTPWKAGDPTNETNIFQLKISGGAGVPLQVRTQRNAMRLRFAVENNVPVTDIIPDIRPYINQWIHFRIDVKWTDTATGYMKTYMKLPAQNDYILVDHKENYRTYSGTGLGGQHGYIKWGIYVTPPDITRVAYHDDIKVIYLGGPAPGNLLGEVIYAHRHP; translated from the coding sequence ATGACTGGCAAAAACAGATTGAATCTTTTATTTATAGTAAATAAAAAAGATGTGGTCATCCTCTTCATGGTGCTTTTATCCGGGAAACTATTGGCACAATCGCCTGGAGAGGTATTGCTGAATGTAAATTATGAAAATAATACCCTGAATTCCGGTATTACAGGAGTGAATCTTACTAATGCCACTGCTTCGGATGCCGTTTATATGGTGCAGCCCGGCGCTACAGGAAGTCATGCTGTTGCCCATAAAGTAGTGTATGGGGATCAGGGATATTATTCCAATGATAACTGGAGAAGCGAGAGTGATGCGGACCGGTTCAAGGCTGCCCGTTTTTTACCGGGTGATGAACGCCGGTATGAATTTAGTGTCTTACTGAAAGACTGGACACCCTGGAAAGCAGGAGACCCAACTAATGAGACCAATATTTTCCAGTTGAAAATTTCCGGCGGGGCAGGAGTTCCGCTTCAGGTCAGAACCCAGCGAAATGCAATGCGGCTGAGATTTGCTGTAGAAAATAATGTTCCTGTTACCGATATTATTCCTGATATCAGACCATACATCAATCAATGGATTCATTTCAGGATAGATGTAAAATGGACAGATACGGCAACTGGATATATGAAAACATATATGAAGCTCCCTGCTCAGAATGATTATATTTTAGTGGACCATAAAGAGAATTACAGGACCTATTCCGGTACCGGACTTGGCGGTCAGCATGGATATATTAAATGGGGAATATATGTTACTCCACCAGATATTACCCGCGTGGCTTATCATGATGATATAAAGGTCATCTATCTGGGTGGCCCGGCTCCTGGGAATCTGTTGGGGGAAGTAATATATGCACATCGCCATCCATAA
- a CDS encoding cryptochrome/photolyase family protein has protein sequence MDKVNIFWFRRDLRLEDNTGLHHALNTGLKVVPVFIFDADILDRLQNKKDRRVDYIHQALQRIHKELKKHHSGLYVYYGTPMEAFKKIIRDFTIDSVFCNTDYEPQAIQRDRQVADFLLKHHIQLKDFKDQVIFEKNDILKNDLSPYTVFTPYSKKWKENLKKVESFTADFSHFAGYNGSSEIISLKEIGFEKTDLDFIEPELDKKIIDTYGSYRDFPAMDRTTHLGIALRFGTLSIRKCVQYAAQHNETWLNELIWREFFMQILYHFPDVVHHCFKKKYENIAWRNNEKEFKAWCEGKTGYPIVDAGMRQLNETGFMHNRVRMITASFLTKHLLIDWRWGEAYFAEKLLDYDLAANNGNWQWAAGCGCDAAPYFRIFNPYEQTKKFDKDHQYIRKWLPEDYHEEPIVEHTKARERALMAYKEALAE, from the coding sequence ATGGATAAAGTGAATATTTTTTGGTTCCGGAGAGATCTCAGGCTGGAAGACAATACAGGGCTTCATCATGCCCTTAATACAGGGCTGAAGGTTGTTCCTGTCTTTATTTTTGATGCTGATATTCTGGACCGGCTTCAGAATAAGAAGGACAGGAGGGTAGACTATATTCATCAGGCTTTACAGCGTATTCATAAAGAGCTTAAAAAACATCATAGCGGACTTTATGTTTATTACGGCACTCCAATGGAAGCCTTTAAAAAAATAATCAGGGATTTTACTATAGACAGTGTTTTCTGTAACACCGATTACGAACCGCAGGCTATACAACGGGACCGGCAGGTCGCCGATTTTCTTCTGAAACATCATATCCAGCTGAAAGATTTTAAAGATCAGGTGATATTTGAAAAAAATGATATCCTGAAAAATGATCTTTCTCCCTACACTGTCTTTACCCCATATTCAAAAAAATGGAAGGAAAATCTGAAAAAGGTAGAATCCTTTACTGCAGACTTTAGCCATTTCGCCGGTTATAACGGATCTTCAGAGATCATTTCACTGAAAGAAATCGGATTTGAGAAAACAGATCTTGACTTCATAGAACCGGAGCTTGATAAAAAAATAATAGACACCTACGGAAGTTACCGGGATTTCCCCGCAATGGATCGTACTACCCATCTTGGGATTGCCCTTCGCTTTGGGACCCTCTCCATCAGAAAATGTGTACAGTATGCTGCCCAGCACAATGAAACCTGGCTTAATGAACTGATCTGGAGAGAATTTTTTATGCAGATTCTCTATCATTTTCCGGATGTTGTTCATCATTGTTTTAAAAAGAAATATGAAAATATTGCCTGGCGAAATAACGAGAAAGAATTTAAGGCCTGGTGCGAAGGGAAAACTGGATATCCCATTGTAGATGCAGGAATGAGACAGCTGAATGAAACCGGATTCATGCACAACAGGGTAAGAATGATCACGGCAAGTTTCCTTACCAAGCACCTGCTCATCGACTGGCGGTGGGGAGAAGCTTATTTTGCTGAAAAACTGTTGGATTATGATCTGGCAGCCAATAACGGAAACTGGCAGTGGGCGGCAGGCTGCGGTTGTGATGCAGCTCCGTATTTCAGGATCTTCAATCCTTATGAACAGACAAAAAAGTTTGATAAAGATCATCAGTATATCAGAAAATGGCTTCCTGAAGATTATCATGAAGAACCCATCGTAGAACATACAAAAGCCAGAGAAAGAGCTTTGATGGCTTACAAAGAAGCATTGGCAGAATAA
- a CDS encoding prevent-host-death protein, which produces MNYKLELNTQEPNSKIVFHNILFDSFKINIIERYIGSMKARPVLCEVLFKVRTLDNELITRRDGNMRVKIKGDQFDTYQELSRKLGSYEYKNKLINRKEVDQDYVHFILSLVISNYDLN; this is translated from the coding sequence ATGAACTATAAGCTTGAGCTCAATACTCAGGAGCCTAATTCTAAAATTGTTTTTCACAATATTCTATTTGACTCATTTAAAATCAATATAATTGAAAGGTACATCGGCTCTATGAAAGCACGTCCGGTATTATGTGAGGTTTTATTCAAAGTAAGAACTTTAGACAATGAACTTATTACCAGAAGGGATGGTAATATGAGAGTAAAAATAAAAGGAGATCAGTTTGATACGTATCAGGAACTGTCAAGAAAGCTGGGTTCTTATGAGTATAAGAATAAACTGATCAACAGAAAAGAAGTTGACCAGGATTATGTACACTTTATTCTGAGCCTGGTTATTTCTAATTATGATCTTAATTAA
- a CDS encoding DUF4142 domain-containing protein, protein MKNFVVTIFALAALTACKKNETPSDKTAENTTMSPPAESGMTVSDSAKMSNTTDTANALSDQDKKFADAAAKGGLMEVMMGKLAETNAANSTVKSLGAMMVTDHTKANDELKKWASAAAYTLPTGLDVEKQKMYDELKAKKGADFDKKYTDLMVSDHKEDIEEFKKEAAEGKDAALKSFAGKTLPTLEHHLKESEKAKSAVK, encoded by the coding sequence ATGAAAAATTTTGTTGTAACAATTTTTGCACTGGCTGCTTTGACTGCCTGCAAAAAAAATGAAACACCGTCTGATAAGACTGCGGAAAACACCACAATGTCTCCTCCGGCTGAATCAGGAATGACGGTAAGCGATTCTGCAAAAATGTCCAATACCACAGACACGGCCAATGCCCTTAGCGATCAGGATAAAAAGTTTGCAGATGCTGCAGCTAAAGGAGGACTTATGGAAGTGATGATGGGAAAACTGGCTGAAACCAATGCTGCAAACTCAACGGTAAAATCTTTAGGTGCTATGATGGTTACAGACCACACCAAAGCAAACGATGAACTGAAGAAGTGGGCTTCGGCAGCAGCTTATACCTTACCCACAGGCCTTGATGTAGAAAAACAGAAAATGTATGACGAGCTGAAAGCTAAAAAAGGGGCTGACTTTGATAAAAAATATACAGATCTGATGGTAAGCGACCATAAGGAAGATATAGAAGAATTTAAGAAAGAAGCTGCCGAAGGAAAGGATGCCGCTTTAAAATCTTTTGCAGGAAAAACGCTCCCAACGCTGGAACATCACCTGAAAGAATCGGAAAAAGCTAAAAGTGCCGTAAAATAA
- a CDS encoding T9SS type A sorting domain-containing protein → MKRIFLISSLILAGKVLNAQQAPSIEWAVCLGGIGFESAATNFNNAGEFGLQVLRTPDGGYVVAGSTDANSGYVTGVHGNNPDMWVVKTDQNGNFQWQKALGGSGFDEAAAITLTSDGGYLLAGSSTIDNGDVLNYFGATDVWIAKLDATGNKMWTNNMGSTGTEMAYSVQQTSDGGFIIAGTTSGNNYDVSGHHGIWSSYDMWIVKTNSTGNIEWQKCLGGDGNEVAYSIQQTSDGGYIVGGFSQTNNNGDVTGNHSYWDANDWAYKPSRDAWVVKLNSTGAIQWQKSLGGSGEDVASSIQQTTDGGYILAGFSDSVNGDVTGNHGKHDFWITKINANGSLVWQKSLGGSKSDKAYSIKQTPDGGYVATGYSFSADGNVTDHHGTDTGHDYWVVRLNTSGDLMWSKSLGGTYGDTAFSLDLTPDGGYVVAGSTSSRDGDVVGLHQNVDATDFWLVKLGAGTLNTQDSKAATAISVYPNPIRDKAFFSENLNDIQVSTLEGSIVLTQSGGQYIDMQGLPASVYILKGVQKNGNMITKKIIKE, encoded by the coding sequence ATGAAAAGAATTTTTCTTATTTCATCACTTATTTTAGCAGGCAAGGTATTGAATGCACAGCAGGCTCCTTCTATTGAATGGGCAGTTTGCCTGGGAGGAATAGGATTTGAATCTGCAGCCACCAACTTCAATAATGCCGGCGAATTTGGTTTACAGGTCCTGCGTACCCCCGATGGCGGATATGTAGTGGCAGGAAGTACAGATGCTAACAGCGGATATGTAACCGGTGTGCATGGGAACAACCCGGATATGTGGGTCGTGAAAACGGATCAGAACGGAAATTTCCAATGGCAGAAAGCATTGGGAGGAAGCGGCTTTGATGAAGCAGCAGCTATTACACTTACCAGTGACGGAGGTTACCTTTTGGCCGGCAGTTCTACCATAGACAACGGTGATGTACTTAATTATTTTGGCGCTACAGACGTCTGGATCGCAAAATTAGACGCCACAGGAAATAAGATGTGGACTAACAACATGGGATCTACCGGAACTGAAATGGCCTATTCTGTTCAACAGACCTCTGATGGAGGTTTCATTATTGCAGGTACTACCAGTGGAAATAATTATGATGTATCAGGCCATCATGGCATATGGTCAAGCTATGACATGTGGATCGTGAAAACCAATTCAACCGGAAATATCGAATGGCAAAAATGTTTGGGAGGAGATGGTAATGAAGTAGCCTACTCTATACAGCAAACCTCAGACGGTGGCTATATTGTGGGTGGTTTTTCGCAAACTAATAACAATGGTGATGTTACAGGAAATCATTCTTACTGGGATGCTAATGACTGGGCATATAAACCCTCACGAGATGCCTGGGTAGTCAAATTAAATTCAACTGGGGCTATACAATGGCAAAAGAGCCTGGGGGGAAGCGGAGAAGATGTGGCCAGCTCAATTCAGCAGACAACAGACGGCGGATACATTCTGGCAGGATTTTCCGATTCTGTTAACGGCGATGTTACCGGTAATCATGGAAAGCATGATTTCTGGATTACGAAAATAAATGCAAACGGCTCATTGGTATGGCAAAAAAGCCTGGGAGGAAGCAAATCTGATAAGGCCTATTCTATCAAGCAGACTCCTGACGGAGGCTATGTTGCTACAGGCTATTCATTTTCTGCGGACGGGAATGTTACAGATCATCACGGAACTGATACAGGTCATGATTATTGGGTGGTAAGATTAAATACATCCGGAGATCTGATGTGGAGTAAATCTTTAGGAGGCACCTATGGAGATACTGCTTTTTCTTTAGATCTGACGCCTGACGGAGGATATGTAGTAGCAGGTTCCACTTCTTCAAGAGATGGTGATGTGGTGGGCCTTCACCAAAATGTTGACGCTACAGATTTCTGGCTGGTAAAACTAGGTGCCGGAACTTTAAACACACAAGACAGCAAAGCCGCAACGGCTATCTCAGTCTATCCCAATCCGATAAGAGATAAGGCTTTTTTCTCTGAAAATCTTAATGATATTCAGGTTTCAACATTGGAAGGAAGTATTGTATTAACTCAATCAGGCGGTCAATATATAGATATGCAGGGCCTTCCTGCTTCCGTTTATATCCTGAAAGGAGTGCAGAAAAATGGAAATATGATTACAAAGAAGATTATCAAGGAATAA